One window from the genome of Leuconostoc suionicum encodes:
- a CDS encoding aminotransferase class III-fold pyridoxal phosphate-dependent enzyme has protein sequence MTLFPNYQRAPLTFKKTKNATWTDGKNNEYTDLSSGIGVYNVGANNDAVVSALIAQAKEIWHLPNLYENELQETVAAKLGGEAYTTYFANSGAEANEAAIKLARLVTKRETIITFKNSFHGRTYAAMSATGQDSIHYGLPMLAGFQYAEFNDINSLKELLNTDVAGVMLELVQGEGGVIPAHQDFVTELIQVVHDNGSLIMIDEVQTGMGRTGKKFAFENYHFQPDIFTNAKALASGVPVGAMLAKNEFASSFSYNAHGSTFGGNPLAMSAASATLDELSLILPSISEKINLFWQELATFKELSSVVEVRGLGMMAGIELNIPVKQVVTDLLDEKIVTLSAGHNTLRLLPPLTISESQLTTALQKIKQLLSQ, from the coding sequence ATGACGCTATTTCCAAACTATCAACGTGCCCCACTAACATTTAAGAAAACTAAAAACGCCACCTGGACTGACGGTAAAAACAATGAGTACACAGACCTATCCAGTGGTATTGGTGTCTATAACGTTGGCGCAAATAATGATGCTGTTGTATCGGCACTTATTGCTCAAGCTAAAGAAATCTGGCACTTGCCTAATTTATACGAAAATGAATTGCAAGAAACTGTGGCAGCAAAATTAGGTGGTGAAGCTTATACCACTTATTTTGCCAATTCAGGAGCGGAAGCTAACGAAGCGGCAATTAAGTTAGCCCGTTTAGTGACTAAGCGGGAAACAATCATTACTTTCAAAAACTCTTTTCACGGTCGTACTTATGCTGCTATGTCAGCAACTGGACAAGATAGCATCCATTACGGATTACCTATGTTAGCTGGGTTCCAGTATGCAGAGTTTAATGACATTAACAGTTTAAAAGAACTCCTTAATACGGACGTTGCTGGCGTAATGCTTGAGCTTGTTCAAGGCGAAGGAGGTGTCATTCCTGCGCATCAAGATTTTGTTACAGAACTAATTCAAGTAGTTCATGATAATGGGTCTTTAATCATGATTGATGAAGTACAGACTGGCATGGGACGCACGGGAAAAAAGTTTGCATTTGAAAACTATCATTTTCAACCGGATATTTTTACGAATGCCAAAGCATTGGCTAGCGGTGTTCCTGTGGGTGCAATGCTTGCTAAAAACGAATTTGCCAGTTCATTTTCATATAATGCACATGGTTCAACATTTGGCGGGAATCCACTGGCCATGAGTGCTGCTAGTGCAACACTAGACGAATTATCTTTAATCCTGCCTAGTATTTCAGAAAAAATTAATCTTTTTTGGCAGGAATTGGCAACCTTCAAAGAGTTAAGTAGCGTTGTTGAAGTACGGGGCCTTGGTATGATGGCCGGTATTGAATTAAACATACCTGTAAAGCAAGTTGTTACTGACTTATTGGATGAAAAAATTGTTACCTTGAGTGCCGGACACAATACGCTTCGTTTGTTACCGCCACTGACAATATCAGAATCACAGCTCACAACAGCACTACAAAAAATTAAGCAGTTACTTTCGCAGTAA
- a CDS encoding ATP-binding cassette domain-containing protein, protein MSLILENISKKIHHHAILKNASFELKEGEIVGLVGRNGAGKTTLFRTISGEMQADFGRIGLDNKDYMKTVAVHDQLFYIDMPDNWLAFYTPKRVKSILEVAYTDFDSDWYDDRLKQFGLNNNKRVQNYSKGMKALFTIIVSFASRAQYVLLDEPLDGLDVLVRDQVKQLIIDRVTKNNTTVLIASHNLVELDTLVDRILLLKDGTIDRAFAIENNKNIKKYQLAYDGDVMPEFLRNNGTIIAQVGHIVTIVFDNFDEDIGIKLAGSDFKFIEELPISSEDIFRASFANEVYAWQQELGGEQ, encoded by the coding sequence ATGAGTTTAATTTTAGAAAATATTTCTAAAAAGATACACCATCATGCCATTCTAAAAAATGCAAGTTTTGAGCTCAAAGAGGGAGAAATTGTTGGACTAGTTGGGCGTAATGGTGCGGGGAAAACAACATTATTTAGAACAATATCTGGGGAGATGCAAGCTGATTTTGGTCGTATAGGTCTAGATAATAAAGATTATATGAAAACAGTTGCAGTTCATGACCAATTATTTTATATTGATATGCCAGACAATTGGTTGGCGTTTTATACACCAAAGCGAGTTAAATCAATTTTGGAAGTTGCCTATACAGACTTTGATTCAGACTGGTATGATGATCGGTTGAAGCAGTTTGGTTTAAACAATAATAAACGTGTTCAGAATTACTCAAAAGGAATGAAAGCGTTGTTTACGATTATTGTCAGCTTCGCAAGCCGTGCCCAATATGTTTTATTGGACGAACCGCTTGATGGATTAGACGTATTAGTTCGGGATCAGGTAAAACAGTTAATTATTGATCGTGTTACAAAAAATAACACGACCGTGCTTATTGCGTCACATAATTTGGTTGAGCTTGATACCTTAGTTGATCGTATTCTATTACTGAAAGATGGCACAATTGATCGTGCATTTGCGATTGAAAATAATAAAAACATTAAAAAGTATCAACTGGCTTACGATGGGGATGTGATGCCGGAATTTCTAAGAAACAATGGAACGATTATTGCTCAAGTTGGTCATATTGTAACCATTGTGTTTGATAATTTTGATGAAGATATTGGTATTAAGTTAGCTGGATCAGATTTCAAGTTCATAGAAGAACTACCAATTAGCAGTGAAGACATATTCCGTGCGAGCTTTGCCAACGAAGTATACGCTTGGCAGCAAGAATTGGGGGGGGAACAATGA
- a CDS encoding ABC transporter ATP-binding protein, whose translation MALLEVKNVNKKYGSRAAMDDVSFNVEAGHIVGLIGPNGAGKSTTMRAITGLMSYSSGQITFDGQPVTFNNHSALDKIGNLIEYPAIYPNLTALEHLKLYAMDTKNPADFKELMHKTQIDGDNFGKRKAKNFSLGMKQRLGIAIALIRNPKLVILDEPMNGLDPQSVHDLRELIRSLAEEGVAFLISSHLLDELQKLVDDVVIINHGKIIQTATIETFFIHDQARWTFDTNDNESALQIAQDKKWQATIDNGQLQISGAENLQQVITAFNAANIQIQSLNTATGNLEKSLLDMLAADNQGE comes from the coding sequence ATGGCATTATTGGAAGTAAAGAACGTTAATAAAAAGTATGGTAGTAGAGCAGCAATGGATGACGTCAGTTTCAATGTTGAAGCTGGTCACATTGTTGGATTGATTGGTCCCAATGGCGCTGGTAAATCAACAACCATGCGTGCTATTACTGGTTTAATGAGCTACTCATCTGGACAAATCACGTTTGATGGGCAACCTGTGACCTTTAATAATCATAGTGCGCTTGATAAAATTGGTAATTTGATTGAATATCCAGCCATTTATCCGAACTTAACCGCGCTAGAACACTTGAAGTTGTATGCAATGGACACAAAAAATCCCGCTGATTTCAAAGAATTAATGCATAAAACGCAAATAGACGGGGATAATTTTGGAAAGCGCAAGGCGAAAAATTTTTCATTGGGTATGAAACAGCGACTTGGTATTGCTATTGCGCTCATCCGAAATCCAAAATTAGTTATTTTGGATGAACCAATGAACGGACTTGACCCACAATCGGTTCACGACTTGCGTGAATTAATTCGTTCGTTGGCTGAAGAAGGGGTGGCTTTCTTGATTTCAAGCCATCTATTGGATGAATTGCAAAAACTAGTGGATGATGTTGTAATCATTAATCACGGAAAAATTATTCAAACGGCTACCATAGAGACATTCTTTATTCATGACCAAGCACGTTGGACATTTGACACTAATGATAATGAATCAGCTCTACAAATCGCACAAGATAAAAAATGGCAAGCTACAATCGACAACGGACAGTTGCAAATTAGTGGGGCAGAAAATTTGCAACAAGTGATCACAGCATTCAATGCAGCCAATATACAAATTCAATCACTTAATACTGCAACTGGCAATCTAGAAAAGTCACTACTTGATATGCTAGCGGCTGATAATCAGGGGGAATAA
- the argB gene encoding acetylglutamate kinase has protein sequence MKKIVIKIGGNAATQLTPAFFDTIKFWQKQHYKIAIVHGGGDTISALMSQLNEPVQKINGIRFTTQNGINITKMALLGQVQPALLEACRVNGLSVIGLNAASDQLLTGHTIDQDTFGYVGNIHQVNTKLIHNLWEKNLVPIIAPMAITNNGQWLNVNADHAATALAKYLKADELYLLTDVSGVKIKGNILQNLTSKTMEELQKTQMITGGMIPKVNSALFAARHGVHAVHITNTVTHPGTIVTI, from the coding sequence ATGAAAAAAATAGTCATCAAAATTGGTGGCAATGCCGCCACTCAACTCACACCTGCCTTTTTTGATACTATCAAATTTTGGCAAAAACAACATTATAAAATTGCGATTGTTCATGGCGGTGGTGATACAATTTCTGCCTTGATGTCACAACTTAATGAACCTGTTCAAAAGATAAACGGTATTCGTTTTACAACACAAAATGGTATCAACATCACAAAAATGGCACTCCTAGGTCAGGTACAACCTGCGCTACTTGAAGCTTGCCGTGTCAATGGTCTATCTGTAATTGGATTAAATGCTGCAAGTGATCAACTGTTAACTGGTCACACAATTGATCAAGACACATTCGGATACGTTGGCAACATTCACCAAGTGAATACTAAATTAATTCATAACCTTTGGGAAAAAAATCTCGTTCCTATTATTGCTCCGATGGCAATTACCAATAATGGTCAGTGGTTAAATGTTAATGCGGATCACGCGGCAACAGCTCTGGCTAAGTATCTAAAGGCTGATGAATTATATCTATTAACAGATGTTTCTGGTGTGAAAATTAAGGGAAATATTTTACAAAATCTAACTTCCAAAACGATGGAAGAATTACAAAAAACACAGATGATTACCGGTGGCATGATTCCAAAAGTAAACAGTGCCTTATTTGCAGCACGTCATGGCGTGCACGCTGTTCATATTACAAATACAGTTACCCATCCCGGTACTATTGTCACAATTTGA
- a CDS encoding ABC transporter permease yields MLTLMKQEYYKAFKQNRLYIWLILGFIFPIAIIGIFKSTRSAGSIINLGQSLIYVEMAGIIITALSISQEFGFGTIRPLLSRRFSRGEVFISKLLLNISVYIGLFLSAFIGTVLATAIFAPKYDFSQKLGYIGNSWQGMMISIMDVALQMIFVAALVLMVTNMVKSSGAAIGLGVVMIVATPIISVISLKLIDLAPILKWNPFNIYLGIASLGQVKLSIMAQIMDMSQGAMISAYLIYIVLMYGIAYLIFRKRSV; encoded by the coding sequence ATGTTAACATTAATGAAGCAAGAATATTACAAAGCATTCAAGCAAAATAGATTATACATTTGGTTGATTTTAGGATTTATTTTTCCCATTGCTATCATCGGCATTTTTAAGTCAACAAGATCAGCTGGATCGATTATTAATCTTGGTCAGTCCTTAATTTATGTTGAAATGGCAGGAATCATTATTACTGCTTTGTCTATCTCTCAAGAGTTCGGTTTTGGTACAATTCGTCCATTGCTGTCACGTCGCTTTAGTCGAGGGGAAGTGTTCATCAGTAAGTTGTTATTAAACATTAGTGTTTACATTGGATTGTTTTTATCAGCTTTTATTGGTACTGTTTTGGCTACTGCTATATTTGCCCCTAAATATGATTTCTCACAAAAGTTAGGATATATAGGGAATAGTTGGCAGGGTATGATGATTTCGATTATGGATGTAGCACTTCAAATGATATTTGTGGCTGCATTAGTATTGATGGTTACGAACATGGTCAAAAGTTCAGGAGCTGCTATTGGACTTGGCGTAGTGATGATAGTTGCTACACCAATCATCTCTGTCATTTCGTTAAAATTAATTGATTTAGCACCAATCTTGAAGTGGAATCCATTCAATATTTATTTAGGTATTGCTAGTCTTGGACAAGTTAAACTTAGTATAATGGCACAAATAATGGATATGTCACAAGGAGCAATGATATCAGCATATTTGATATATATTGTGTTGATGTATGGTATCGCTTATTTAATCTTTAGAAAACGCAGCGTTTAA
- a CDS encoding CopY/TcrY family copper transport repressor, whose amino-acid sequence MNKLLTPSEWEIMRVIWTLGEATANQIIHIMNNQKNWQPSTVKTLINRILKKGLLRTDGATRNRLYTPTVGEHETMTQTLRATIDDMCAMCIGHTLLDVLADMTLSQSDITKLQALLEQKMKNAPESIACNCLPENCEDCK is encoded by the coding sequence ATGAATAAATTACTAACACCAAGCGAATGGGAAATAATGCGTGTGATATGGACATTAGGTGAAGCTACCGCCAATCAAATCATTCACATTATGAACAACCAGAAAAATTGGCAGCCATCAACCGTTAAAACGCTAATCAATCGAATACTAAAAAAGGGATTGTTACGCACAGATGGTGCTACACGTAACCGCTTATACACGCCAACCGTAGGTGAACATGAAACGATGACCCAAACACTACGTGCCACAATCGACGACATGTGCGCCATGTGTATTGGCCACACGTTATTGGATGTACTTGCTGACATGACTTTATCTCAATCAGACATTACCAAACTACAAGCGTTACTAGAACAAAAAATGAAAAATGCCCCGGAAAGCATTGCTTGTAACTGTCTACCCGAAAACTGTGAGGATTGTAAATGA
- a CDS encoding GntR family transcriptional regulator encodes MAQIQRSQPLYEQLMWRIKAQIASGVLHIGDKLPSVREMALIEGLNPNTVAKAYKALEAQNVIETVTGKGTFVHENKGIVDDKLLAQLRLKMTEIVIEAKRASIDAKQLHSWIEELYGEIS; translated from the coding sequence ATGGCGCAAATTCAACGCAGTCAACCATTATATGAGCAGTTAATGTGGCGTATTAAAGCGCAAATTGCGTCTGGTGTATTGCATATTGGTGATAAACTACCATCAGTCCGGGAAATGGCTTTAATTGAGGGATTAAATCCAAATACAGTGGCAAAGGCTTATAAAGCTCTTGAAGCGCAAAATGTGATTGAAACGGTGACCGGTAAAGGTACTTTTGTTCATGAAAACAAGGGCATTGTAGATGATAAATTATTAGCACAATTACGTTTAAAAATGACCGAAATTGTTATTGAGGCCAAACGTGCGTCTATTGATGCCAAGCAGCTACATAGTTGGATTGAAGAATTATATGGAGAAATATCATGA
- a CDS encoding aldo/keto reductase yields MSLVDTYKLTNGIEIPIIGFGTWQSANGTEAYQSVRWALEAGYRHIDTAAVYGNEDSVGRAIKDSGIPRDELFVTTKLWNDAHTYEKAIQALDTSLSKLGLDYVDLYLIHWPNPAALQKQGKDAWIDANADTWRALEDEYKIGKTTAIGVSNFQIEHLEALAKTQTIAPMVNQNFLNPSDNQQELVAYDKDHGMLNEAYSPLGTGKLVDLPQVVDLSKKYNKSVPQILIRWSLDKGFLPLPKSTHETYIKANADVFDFALTSAEIASLDSLTGVGGFHTDASSADF; encoded by the coding sequence ATGTCCCTTGTAGATACATATAAGCTAACCAACGGCATCGAAATTCCTATAATTGGGTTTGGAACTTGGCAAAGTGCAAACGGTACAGAAGCTTATCAGTCTGTGCGTTGGGCTCTAGAAGCAGGTTATCGCCACATCGATACAGCGGCTGTATATGGTAATGAAGATTCTGTCGGTCGTGCCATAAAAGATTCTGGTATTCCACGTGATGAATTGTTTGTAACGACTAAACTTTGGAATGATGCGCACACATATGAAAAAGCTATACAAGCGCTTGACACATCCCTTAGCAAGCTTGGCTTAGATTACGTTGATTTATATTTAATCCATTGGCCAAATCCTGCTGCCCTGCAAAAACAAGGAAAGGACGCCTGGATTGATGCAAACGCAGATACTTGGCGTGCTTTGGAAGATGAATATAAAATAGGAAAAACGACAGCCATTGGCGTTTCGAATTTCCAAATTGAACATCTAGAAGCACTAGCCAAAACACAAACTATAGCACCCATGGTTAATCAAAACTTTTTAAATCCTTCTGATAACCAACAAGAATTAGTTGCCTATGATAAAGATCATGGCATGCTTAACGAAGCCTATTCCCCACTAGGTACAGGAAAGCTCGTTGATTTACCACAAGTCGTTGATCTGAGTAAAAAATACAATAAATCGGTGCCGCAAATATTAATTCGTTGGTCCTTGGATAAGGGATTCTTACCTTTACCAAAATCAACACATGAAACATACATTAAAGCCAATGCCGATGTATTCGACTTTGCTCTAACATCAGCAGAAATTGCATCATTAGACTCACTCACTGGCGTGGGTGGATTCCATACTGATGCTTCCTCAGCCGACTTTTAA
- the argC gene encoding N-acetyl-gamma-glutamyl-phosphate reductase: MTDKIIKIAIVGITGYGGLELLRLLYNHPNAKVVSIHNTQTENTDISEQFPHLKSMYNLTPTVFDPMHIMQEADLVFFATSSGVSKNLAQDFIQAKFPVIDLSGDFRLPADIYKKWYKKEPASDEIIQQAHYSLADFYDNKATYIANPGCYATSTLLALAPLAQNHLLDKDNIVIDAKSGLSGAGKSLTLASHFINVNENFSMYKANHHQHIPEITQQLQQWQSDITHIQFTTSLLPINRGIFVSAYVKINDDSQAEKIQELYTATYANKQFVRVMPKDQLPSIKQVIGTNFTDIGLTYNPDTKYLTIVSVLDNMIKGAAGQAIQNMNHLFDLEESTGLHLIAQYA; this comes from the coding sequence ATGACAGACAAAATTATAAAAATTGCTATCGTTGGCATTACAGGATACGGCGGTCTCGAATTATTGCGACTGCTTTACAATCATCCTAATGCCAAGGTTGTGTCCATACATAATACCCAAACAGAAAATACTGACATTAGCGAACAGTTTCCGCATCTAAAATCAATGTATAATTTAACGCCTACGGTATTCGATCCAATGCATATTATGCAGGAAGCTGATCTTGTATTTTTTGCAACATCCAGCGGTGTTTCCAAAAATTTAGCCCAGGACTTTATTCAAGCTAAATTTCCCGTCATTGATTTGTCTGGTGATTTCCGTCTTCCCGCTGATATTTATAAAAAATGGTATAAAAAAGAACCAGCCTCTGATGAAATCATTCAACAGGCACACTATAGTTTAGCTGATTTTTATGACAATAAAGCAACTTATATTGCTAATCCTGGTTGTTATGCAACGTCCACACTTCTTGCTCTTGCCCCTCTTGCACAAAACCACCTGCTTGATAAAGATAACATCGTCATTGATGCTAAAAGCGGATTATCCGGTGCTGGCAAATCCCTGACGTTAGCGAGTCATTTTATTAACGTTAATGAAAACTTCAGCATGTATAAGGCCAACCATCATCAACACATTCCTGAAATTACCCAGCAACTGCAACAATGGCAATCCGATATTACTCATATTCAATTCACCACATCCCTACTTCCAATTAATCGCGGCATTTTTGTCAGTGCTTATGTCAAGATAAACGACGACAGTCAGGCCGAAAAAATTCAAGAATTGTACACTGCAACGTATGCAAATAAGCAATTTGTCCGTGTCATGCCCAAAGATCAATTACCAAGCATCAAACAGGTTATCGGTACTAACTTTACTGATATTGGACTAACATACAATCCTGATACCAAATACCTCACCATTGTTAGTGTTCTTGACAATATGATCAAAGGCGCTGCTGGACAAGCCATCCAAAACATGAATCATTTGTTTGATTTAGAGGAAAGCACAGGACTTCATTTGATTGCTCAATACGCATAA
- the argJ gene encoding bifunctional glutamate N-acetyltransferase/amino-acid acetyltransferase ArgJ: MTELLNQITTLSTADIAAPIGFHADGQHVGLKHKSKDLGWIYSDVIASVAGVFTTNQVQAAPVQLDKKTIQNGQLQAIIVNSGNANAVTGSIGMAHAESMQEFTAQQLNIDTNLVGVASTGIIGKVLPIDKIINGIKQLKIDGDTNGFAHAIMTTDTKEKSITIQSTIQGKIVTMSGVAKGSGMLHPNMATMLGFITTDINIDAKLLQQALSEDVETSFNQITIDGDTSTNDTVLVMANGLAGHKMIEDHTAEYEQFKNMLHTVTTALSIAIANDGEGATKLIAVAVNHAQSALDARMVAKKIVGSSLVKTAIFGKDPNWGRIIAAIGASNVDLNPNLIDISINQIAVLVNGAPAVFDADAMAEKLEEHDIHIDVDLHAGTESGCAWGSDLTYEYVKINALYTT, encoded by the coding sequence ATGACAGAATTATTAAATCAAATTACAACACTATCAACAGCTGACATTGCTGCTCCCATAGGATTTCACGCGGATGGCCAACACGTTGGCCTCAAGCACAAATCAAAAGATCTTGGTTGGATTTACAGTGACGTAATAGCTAGCGTGGCTGGCGTTTTTACCACGAATCAAGTGCAGGCCGCCCCAGTTCAACTGGATAAAAAAACGATTCAAAATGGTCAATTGCAAGCCATTATTGTTAATTCTGGAAATGCTAATGCTGTCACTGGTAGTATTGGTATGGCACATGCAGAGTCTATGCAAGAGTTTACCGCACAACAACTAAATATCGACACCAACCTGGTTGGTGTCGCTTCTACCGGTATTATTGGCAAAGTACTGCCAATCGATAAGATTATCAACGGCATCAAACAGTTAAAGATTGATGGTGACACAAACGGGTTTGCGCACGCTATTATGACTACTGATACTAAGGAAAAGTCAATTACCATTCAATCCACTATTCAGGGCAAAATTGTCACAATGAGTGGTGTAGCAAAAGGTTCAGGCATGTTGCATCCGAATATGGCTACCATGCTTGGATTTATAACGACCGATATTAACATTGATGCCAAACTTTTACAGCAGGCACTTTCAGAAGATGTTGAGACAAGTTTTAATCAAATTACAATCGATGGTGACACATCAACTAATGACACTGTCTTAGTAATGGCAAACGGTTTGGCTGGTCATAAAATGATTGAGGATCATACAGCTGAATATGAACAATTCAAAAATATGTTACACACGGTAACCACGGCTCTTTCGATTGCTATTGCTAATGATGGCGAAGGCGCCACTAAATTAATTGCTGTTGCTGTAAATCATGCGCAAAGTGCTCTTGATGCGCGAATGGTGGCTAAAAAAATTGTCGGTTCTTCATTAGTAAAAACGGCTATTTTTGGTAAAGATCCTAATTGGGGCCGCATTATCGCTGCTATTGGAGCCAGCAATGTCGATCTTAACCCAAATCTTATTGATATTAGCATTAATCAAATCGCTGTATTAGTAAATGGTGCCCCTGCCGTTTTTGATGCCGATGCCATGGCAGAAAAACTTGAGGAGCATGACATTCACATTGATGTTGATTTACATGCCGGTACCGAATCCGGTTGTGCTTGGGGTTCGGATTTAACATACGAATATGTAAAAATTAATGCACTTTATACAACGTGA
- a CDS encoding YbhB/YbcL family Raf kinase inhibitor-like protein → MKIDVTLDNGFIPDKYAKYAPANYRTNDMPTTNFPVEISNTPAGTQSLSVSLIDYDAVPVCGFPWIHWLAANLPVTNIPENLRATKRGTFGTNSTWHDVQKLGHPANASINQSYIGPMPPDKTHNYTLTVFALDTKLDLQDGFFLNELRSKSMEHVLDIAILELPARA, encoded by the coding sequence ACGGTTTTATACCAGACAAGTATGCTAAATATGCACCTGCTAATTATCGTACCAATGATATGCCAACCACTAATTTCCCAGTTGAAATATCTAACACGCCGGCTGGTACCCAATCATTGTCTGTCAGTTTAATCGACTATGATGCCGTTCCTGTATGCGGCTTCCCCTGGATTCACTGGTTAGCGGCAAACCTCCCTGTAACTAATATTCCTGAAAATCTTCGTGCTACCAAACGCGGTACATTTGGTACCAATTCAACTTGGCATGATGTGCAAAAATTAGGGCACCCAGCCAATGCTAGCATAAATCAATCTTATATTGGCCCAATGCCCCCTGATAAAACTCATAACTACACACTAACTGTATTCGCCTTAGATACTAAATTGGACCTGCAGGACGGATTTTTCCTCAATGAATTACGTTCCAAAAGTATGGAACACGTACTTGATATAGCAATTCTTGAATTACCTGCACGAGCTTAA